One genomic region from Reichenbachiella ulvae encodes:
- a CDS encoding TIM-barrel domain-containing protein, translated as MKTIKQLVLGLMAVAVFACQQGGASKYQKTEDGVVVSPTDGTAKSVRVSFVTPDIVKVEASADGQWDSTPSLIAVPVEDQVSFEVKEENGHLVLSSAELSVTIDQATGHVAYADAAGNAIMAEDSRSFEAITVEGETGYTMSQRFDSPEDEGLYGLGQHQADEMNYKGKNEELFQYNTKVSIPFIMSTENYGILWDNYSLTRFGDERPYSNIDQFKLYGADGKEGGLTATYYDDKNSDHVFVQQQESQIDYENLETVEKFPKDFPFSNAKITWEGQIEADESGVFRFLCYYAGYTKLWVNGELQFYKWRTAWNPSVAKFNVDMKAGEKYDIKLEWIPDGGVSYIGLKALSPVAPEEQKQIAFNSEMGQNIRYYFMAGDDMDDVISKYRTVTGKAQVMPKWSMGFWQSRERYKTQDELLGALKEFRERHIPIDNIVLDWSYWPKTKWGSHDFDLERFPDAAGMIDQVHEMNAKIMVSVWPKFYKDTEHFKEFQENGWMYMRAVEDSVKDWIYPGYIGSFYDAYDQGARELFWKQIHDKLYTKGFDAWWMDASEPDILSNASIDYRKALMTPTALGPSTEYFNAYALANAKGIYEGQRSVDNDTRVFILTRSGFAGIQRFGAVTWSGDIGTRWEDMKSQISAGINFAMSGLPYWTQDIGGFCVEKRYENATEGSEDLKEWRELNTRWYQFGAFVPLFRVHGQFPFREVYNIAPEGHPAYESMLYYNKLRYKLMPYIYSLTGWTYTKDYTMMRGLAMDFTSDKNVYDIGDQYMFGPSLMVAPVYEYQAREREVYLPQSAGWYDVYTGKFFDGGQKIVAEADYERMPMFAKAGSILTFGPEIEYTTEKPADPITVVVYAGEDVTFDLYEDEGTNYNYEKGQYTNINLSWSEADQTLTIGDREGSFSGMLEQRTFRVIVVSKDQPGSIDDLSDYKEVKYDGSSTEVKF; from the coding sequence ATGAAGACAATCAAACAATTGGTGTTGGGGCTAATGGCAGTAGCGGTTTTCGCATGTCAGCAAGGGGGAGCCTCAAAATATCAAAAAACAGAAGATGGAGTAGTGGTTTCACCGACTGATGGAACTGCTAAAAGTGTAAGAGTAAGTTTTGTCACACCTGACATAGTCAAAGTGGAGGCATCTGCTGATGGGCAGTGGGATTCTACACCGAGTCTGATTGCAGTGCCAGTAGAAGATCAGGTTTCATTCGAGGTAAAAGAGGAAAATGGCCATTTGGTATTGAGTTCAGCTGAATTGTCCGTTACCATCGATCAGGCAACAGGCCATGTGGCCTATGCTGATGCAGCAGGCAATGCCATCATGGCGGAGGACAGCCGCAGCTTCGAGGCGATCACCGTAGAAGGTGAAACGGGCTATACCATGAGCCAGCGTTTCGATTCTCCAGAAGACGAGGGACTTTATGGTCTAGGTCAGCATCAGGCCGATGAAATGAACTACAAAGGAAAGAATGAGGAGCTTTTCCAATACAACACCAAAGTGTCTATTCCTTTCATCATGTCGACAGAGAACTATGGTATACTTTGGGACAACTATTCTCTGACACGCTTTGGGGACGAGAGACCTTACAGCAACATCGATCAATTCAAGCTTTATGGAGCAGATGGGAAAGAAGGCGGCTTGACGGCTACCTACTATGATGATAAAAATTCTGATCATGTATTTGTTCAGCAGCAGGAAAGCCAAATCGACTATGAGAACCTCGAAACGGTTGAGAAGTTTCCAAAAGATTTTCCTTTCTCTAATGCCAAAATCACCTGGGAAGGACAGATCGAAGCAGACGAAAGTGGCGTGTTCAGATTCCTGTGCTACTACGCGGGATACACCAAACTATGGGTGAATGGTGAGCTGCAATTCTACAAGTGGAGAACCGCATGGAACCCGTCTGTAGCTAAGTTCAACGTGGACATGAAAGCGGGTGAGAAATACGATATCAAATTAGAGTGGATTCCTGATGGCGGTGTGTCTTACATTGGACTGAAGGCTTTGTCACCAGTAGCTCCAGAGGAGCAAAAGCAAATCGCTTTCAACTCTGAAATGGGACAGAACATTCGCTACTACTTCATGGCGGGTGACGACATGGATGATGTGATCAGCAAGTATAGAACTGTAACAGGTAAGGCGCAAGTGATGCCTAAGTGGTCGATGGGATTCTGGCAGAGCCGCGAGCGTTACAAAACGCAGGACGAATTGCTAGGAGCATTGAAAGAATTCAGAGAGAGACATATCCCAATCGATAACATCGTATTGGATTGGTCTTATTGGCCAAAGACGAAATGGGGTAGCCACGATTTCGATCTAGAGAGATTCCCAGATGCTGCGGGTATGATAGATCAGGTACACGAGATGAATGCCAAGATCATGGTATCTGTTTGGCCTAAGTTTTACAAGGATACTGAGCATTTTAAGGAGTTTCAGGAAAATGGCTGGATGTATATGAGAGCCGTTGAAGACAGCGTGAAGGATTGGATTTATCCTGGTTATATAGGTTCTTTCTATGATGCGTACGATCAGGGAGCCAGAGAATTATTCTGGAAGCAGATCCATGATAAACTATATACCAAAGGTTTTGATGCCTGGTGGATGGATGCTTCTGAGCCAGATATCCTATCCAATGCAAGTATAGATTACAGAAAAGCACTGATGACTCCTACCGCATTAGGACCATCTACGGAATATTTCAATGCTTATGCTTTGGCCAATGCCAAAGGAATCTATGAAGGTCAGCGTTCTGTTGATAACGATACGAGAGTGTTCATTTTGACTCGATCAGGATTTGCAGGGATCCAGAGATTTGGAGCTGTGACCTGGAGTGGAGACATCGGTACGAGATGGGAAGATATGAAATCTCAGATCTCTGCTGGTATCAACTTTGCCATGTCTGGTTTGCCTTACTGGACGCAGGATATCGGAGGTTTCTGTGTAGAGAAAAGATATGAAAATGCGACTGAAGGAAGTGAAGACCTGAAGGAGTGGAGAGAATTGAATACACGTTGGTACCAGTTCGGCGCTTTTGTTCCGCTATTCAGAGTGCATGGACAGTTCCCATTCCGCGAGGTATATAATATCGCGCCAGAAGGACACCCGGCATATGAGTCTATGCTCTACTACAACAAGCTGAGATATAAGCTGATGCCATACATCTACTCGCTGACAGGTTGGACTTACACCAAAGACTACACCATGATGCGTGGATTAGCGATGGATTTTACCTCTGATAAGAATGTATATGACATAGGTGATCAGTACATGTTTGGTCCATCTCTGATGGTGGCACCTGTGTACGAGTATCAGGCCAGAGAAAGAGAAGTTTATCTGCCACAGTCTGCGGGTTGGTATGATGTCTATACGGGCAAATTCTTTGATGGAGGTCAGAAAATAGTAGCTGAAGCAGACTATGAGAGAATGCCAATGTTCGCAAAGGCCGGTTCAATCTTGACTTTTGGTCCTGAGATTGAGTACACAACAGAAAAGCCAGCTGATCCGATCACGGTAGTGGTATACGCAGGTGAAGATGTGACATTCGATCTCTATGAAGATGAGGGAACCAACTACAACTATGAAAAAGGTCAGTACACCAACATCAATCTGAGCTGGTCTGAAGCGGATCAAACGCTGACGATTGGAGACCGTGAGGGTAGTTTTAGCGGTATGCTGGAGCAAAGAACTTTTAGAGTAATTGTAGTTTCCAAAGATCAACCAGGCTCTATTGATGACCTGAGTGATTATAAAGAAGTGAAATACGACGGATCTTCAACTGAGGTGAAGTTTTAA